A stretch of the Leguminivora glycinivorella isolate SPB_JAAS2020 chromosome 2, LegGlyc_1.1, whole genome shotgun sequence genome encodes the following:
- the LOC125234122 gene encoding uncharacterized protein LOC125234122: MAFFGNLTNFDHKSGEWQIFHSKLKQFFVVNKVVDEEDKRALLFTHLTDETYRLLRNLAHPKELEVLEFKELVTILDGHFKKKQCTYADKAKFYAATRAPSESLGDWAARLRGLATYCNFGAALEANLADRFILGLGSGPERDKLFEKTATLSMAEALEIAEKAAVAREAKTEMAATIKEEPVFYGASGGTQGTVGAVGAGKGVATVAVAALAAGRPQATSDRKMIPDVPCVE; this comes from the coding sequence ATGGCGTTTTTTGGAAATTTAACTAATTTCGACCACAAATCTGGCGAATGGCAGATTTTTCATAGCAAATTAAAGCAATTCTTTGTGGTGAATAAAGTTGTGGATGAAGAGGATAAGCGTGCCCTTTTATTCACTCACTTAACGGACGAAACCTACCGTTTGTTACGTAACTTGGCTCACCCAAAAGAATTGGAGGTTCTAGAATTCAAAGAGCTAGTGACAATACTCGATGGCCACTTCAAGAAAAAGCAGTGTACGTATGCGGACAAGGCCAAGTTTTATGCTGCGACGAGAGCACCAAGCGAGAGTTTAGGAGACTGGGCAGCGCGATTAAGAGGATTGGCAACTTATTGCAATTTTGGCGCGGCCTTGGAGGCGAATTTAGCTGATCGTTTCATCCTAGGCTTGGGCTCGGGGCCCGAGCGAGATAAGTTATTTGAAAAAACAGCTACTCTTTCAATGGCTGAGGCCCTGGAGATCGCAGAGAAAGCGGCGGTTGCTAGGGAAGCCAAGACGGAGATGGCGGCAACCATCAAAGAAGAGCCCGTATTTTATGGGGCTAGCGGGGGCACGCAGGGCACGGTCGGGGCGGTTGGAGCAGGAAAGGGCGTCGCGACGGTAGCGGTGGCGGCGCTGGCAGCCGGCCGGCCGCAGGCGACCAGCGACCGCAAGATGATTCCCGATGTGCCGTGTGTGGAATGA